TTAACGATTGGCCTGAAACTAGATTAGCTTTGTATTGCGCTGTAATTTCAGAAGAGGTTTGTTCAATATTTAACTTAGATGGGAAATAAATATTTGGAGTATTAAACCAAGTCGATAATTTTTTCTCACATCTTTTTTTAGCTTCGATTTGTGTAATTATATCCTGCTTTAAATGCTCTGGAAATGGGAGTCCTTTTAAAGCTAATTCGGCAATATCAGAATTTACGTGATTATTTATAAAGTCTTGGATTTCGCTATTTAAAATGGATTTATTAAAACTAGTCATCTAAACCTTTAGTCAATTTGTTTACTACTCTATACTCCGATAAAAACTCTTTAGAGACTACTTTTATAGCTGTATAGGTTGGTATTGCCACTATCATTCCTATAATACCGAAAAGTAAACCTGCTATAATGATTACTAAAAATATCTCTAGAGGATGTGATTTAACACTTTTAGAGAATATAAAAGGTTGACTAAAAAAATTATCAACTAATTGTGCAACTACAAAACCAATCATGACATAGATTGTTTTAGGTAGGATAACATCACTAAAGTTTTCACCTAAATTACTTGACATACTCAATAGAATAAGTAAAAAAGCACTTATTATTGGTCCTATATAAGGTATGATGTTTAATAAGGCGCAAAGCGTGGCTATTATTACAGCATTTTGAATATTAAAAATTAATAGTACTATGGAGTAGATTATAAATAATATTGATAATTGTAATAACAAACCACCAAAATACCGCGTTAATAAATCACGAATGGTCACAAATGATTTTCTTAAACGTTTTTCATGTTTTTTTGGAAGGACAGTCACTAAGCCAGTACTCATTAATTTACTGTCTTTTAGAAAGAAAAAAGAGATGAATAACACAGAAAATAGCCCGATACTAAAACTTCCAAATCCTGAAATGATATAATTTAAAAATTCAGGAATAACTCCAAAATTGATACTTGACATAAATTTGGAATCTTTTATAGACGCTTCTACTTCTGAAGAATTTAATCCAAAATGACTTATTACTTCAGTATATAAATTTTCAATATTTGTTTGTAATAAATCAATGTCTAATAGTGCTAAGTTTTGTCCTTGTTCTATAATTAAAGGTATAAACATACTAATAACACCAAATAGTAAGCCCAAGAAAATAAGCATTGACGTGACGACCGCTAATGTGTCTGAAAATTTCAATTTGTTTTTAAGAAAGACAACTAATGGTCTTCCTAGCAAAGCAATAATACCAGCAATTACCAGGTAAACTAATACAGATTGTATTTTGTATGTAAACCATATTAAAACAATAATCCCAACTATGGTGGCTACTGCTCTTAATATTCCATTTGATATTGTTTTTGATGTCATAATGTAAATATAGAATTTTGTATTCTATTTTATCAATAACTGCTTAGTAATTTCATAAAGCGCTATGCTTGTTGCTTGGACAACATTCATGCTGCTATTTTGTCCAAACATATCTATGTGAGCTATGGTATCACTTAATTTTAAAATGGCTTCTGAGATACCAAAATTTTCATCGCCAATCACTAAAGCAATAGGCTGATTAGTGTTAAAAATACACTGATTTAGAGGTAGGCTATTGGTTGTTATTTCTAAGGCTATAATGGCGTAGTTTTCCTTTTTAAGCTGGTTGACCACTTCCAACGCAGAATCTACAACCTGGTAATTGACTACTTTTTCAGTGGCACGAGACGTTTTAGTCATTTTACGCCCTAATGGAATATCTGAACCACAAAATATTAGGGTTTCTATTCCAAAAGCATCGCAAGCTCTAAATAAGCTTCCTATATTTGGTGCATTTGTTACATTTTCGCAAACGACGGTTATTGGAAATTGATGTTGTTTAAAATTAGTGGTATAATGTGTGTGTTGCATGTTTTAATTCTCCAAAATGTTGTATTCCTTATCCGTAACTTAATTTTCGAAGGCATATTTTATAATATTTGCTCCCATTTGTAATGCTTTTAAACGTACTTCTTCTGAGTCGTTATGGACTTCTTGATCTTCCCAACCGTCTCCTAAATCACTTTCAAAAGTAAATAAAACAACTAAACGTTCTTTATTATATAATCCAAATGCTTGAGGACGTTTACCATCATGTTCGTGTATTTTGGGTAGTCCGTCTTTAAACTCAAAAGCGGCAGTAAATATGGGATGTGTACTTGGTAATTCTTCTAATTCTTGGTTTGGGAATATTTTTTTGAGTTCTCTAATAATATAAGGTTGCATACCATAGTTATCATCAATATGCAAAAAACCTCCTGATTCTAAATAGCGTCTTAAATTAGTGACGTCGTCAGCTTCAAAAAAGACATTACCGTGCCCAGTCATGTGTAATAGCGGAAATCTAAAAATATCAACACTACCAGCTTCAACCGTTTCTGGTTTTTCTGTTAGTTGTGTCTCTATATTTTCGTTACAAAATTTTATCAGGTTTGTTAAAGCTGTAGGATTACTATACCAATCACCACCGCCTTTATATTTTAATATGGCTAGATCTTGACCAAAAGAAAAAAGGGAAAAGAAAGACAATAAAATAAAAAAATTAAGTTTCATAAGTTACTCATTTACAAATGCAACACTATGACAAGCTACTATGGCAGCAGTCTCTGTACGCAAACGTGTGTTTCCCAAAGTTACAGGAATAAATTTATTTTTAATTGCCATTTCTATTTCTTTAACAGAAAAATCACCTTCAGGACCAATTAAAATAGTGATTTCATTTGTAGATGAAATTTGAGATTTTAATGTTTTTTTGTCTGTTTCTTCACAATGCGCGATATATATATCACCCAAAAACTCATGATTACAATATTCTTTAAAAGATATTGGTTGATTTATAATAGGGTAGTAGCAATTTAAAGATTGTTTCATCGCAGACTGAATGATTTTTTCAAATCGTTCTAATTTCACGACTTTTCTTTCGCTATGATCACAAATAATAGGTGTGATGCTCGTAATCCCTATTTCCGTAGCTTTTTCTAAAAACCATTCATAGCGATCGTTCATTTTTGTTGGAGCAACCGCTAAATGCAATTTGTAATTTAACGGTTCTTGTAATGTAGTGTCTAAAATAGTAACAATACATTTTTTTTGATCAGCAATAACCAGTTCAGCTTTAAACAAATACCCTTTGCCATTAGTGATGTATAATAGGTCTCCAGTTTGTTTTCTTAAGACTTTGACGATATGTCGGCTTTCATCTTTAGGAAAAATAAATTGATCTGTATTATCGTCTATATCTGGATTATAAAAAAGTTGCATCTAATCTTTGGCTATAACTTTAAGTACTTTTATTTCTTTAATTTTTCTAATACGTTCTGTTTTTAAAATCACATAAAACCCATTAGGTTCCGGAATTCTAACCGTGTATAATGTTCCTAATTTATTATCTAAATTAAAAGCTTGTGCTTCTACTTCTGCAGGCATACTCCCTTCTTTTAACCAGCCAGAATCACCACCACGATTAGCATTTCTATCCATTGAATAACGTTTAGCTAAGTCATCAAAACGAATACCATCCTCGTAAGACTTTAAAATTTCATTTTTATATTCTACAATTTTTGAAGCTTCCAATTGGTTACCATCAAAATAGATATAACTTATTCTGTAATGTCTTTCCTGGGTTTTATCTATGACTTTATAATGTGTAACATTAAATTCTGATTTAACCACCTCTGTACTACCTACGCTATTATTTAATAGTTTTGTAGCTAGTTTCGTTTTATGCTTTTCTTCATTAAAAATCAACATTTTGTTTTTTCTAGACTTTTTAGTTTCTAAAAACTTTTCAGCTTGTGCCACTGTTGTTATGGTGTCCAATTCTTTTTCTAGAGATTTTTGGGCAAACGTTGAAATAGTAAATAAGCAAATAGCTAATGCAAGTAGGTTTTTCATTTTGAGATTGTAATTATTTCGACAAAAAAACAAAAAAATATAGTCTTAATGGCGATTATTGATACGAGATTTTATAATGTTTGTGATTCTTTCTATAATTTTAACCTAGAGTTTGCCATTACGTTCTGCGTAGCAAAATCGCCTTTTAGAAATTTTAAATATCCCACAATAGCTATCATTGCCGCATTATCTGTGGTAAATTCAAATTTAGGAACATAAGTCGTCCAGCCATGTTTGACTTCAGCCTCTTTTAAAGCTTGTCTTATTCCTGTATTTGCAGAAACACCACCACCAATAGCAATATGTGTAATACCTGTTTGTTTTACAGCTAATTTAAGTTTGTCTGTTAAAATACCAATAATAGTATATTGTATTGAAGCACAAATATCATTTAGATTTTCTTCAATAAATTGAGGGTTTAATTTGACTTGTTTCTGAATAAAGTATAAAACAGCAGTTTTAAATCCCGAAAAACTAAAATTTAGGCCATCAACTCGTGGTTTTGTAAATTGATAAGCTTTTGGATTTCCCAATTTTGCTAATTTGTCAATTTTAGGTCCTGCAGGATACCCTAACCCTAAAGTTTTTCCACTTTTATCAAAAGCTTCTCCAACCGCATCATCAATTGTTTGACCAATGACTTCCATGTCAAAATGATTTTCAACTTTTACAATTTGTGTGTGGCCTCCAGAAATAGTCATGGCTAAAAAGGGGAACGGTGGGGTCTTAAAACCTTCTTCGTCTATAAAATGTGCCAATATATGAGCTTGCATATGGTTAACGTCGATTAACGGTATTTTTAATCCAAAAGCTAAGGATTTAGCAAAGGACGTTCCAACCAATAAACTGCCCATTAATCCTGGGCCTTTTGTAAAGGCAATAGCACTAAGCTCTGCTTTTGTAATTCCTGCTATTTTTAAAGCTTGATCAACTACAGGGACGATGTTTTGTTGATGAGCACGAGAGGCTAGTTCTGGCACAACACCTCCATATTGTTCGTGTATTTTTTGACTTGCCACGATGTTGCTTAATATTTTTCCATTGTGGATTACGGAAGCTGCTGTATCGTCGCAAGAACTCTCAATTCCAAGTATATAAATATTTTGTGAAGCCATTAGTTATTTTTAGGCATAATAATTGTTAATTTTGGTGCAATGTTTAACAACTAAATTACTTTTGTTTTCAAAAAGGCAAAAGTAAGATATTATAAATAAATTTTAACTCTAAAATCAGTATCAAAAAAATTCTTAAAATAGTAGGTAAATTAATAGCAATCGTGCTATTGCTATTCATCATTTTGATATTGGTGTTTTTAATCCCTGCGGTACAGACTCGTGCGGGTAAATATGCTACGGATTGGGTTAATAAGGAATATAAGACCAATATAAATATTGAAAAGATTGGCCTGCAATTTAATGGAGAGGTTGAGATTAAGGGGATCTTAATAAGAGATTTTAAAAAGGACACACTGATAAGCGCGAAAAAATTAAATACGTCTATTGTTAGTTTTAGAAATTTATATAATAGTAAACTTAATTTTGGAGATATAGACGTTGAAGATCTTGATTTTAACATTGTGACTTATAAAGATGAGACTAGTACAAATTTAGATGTCTTTGTTGCTAGATTTGATAGTGATAATCCACGTTCGGAAAAAAGTGAGTTTTTATTAACATCCAGTGATATAACAATTACTAATGGGACTTTTAAGTTAATTGATCAAAATAAAGAAACGCCCCAGATTGTAAGGTTTAATAAAATCAATTTAAATGGAACCAATTTTGTTATTGATGGGAGTAATGTGAAAAGTCGAATTAATACTATGCAATTTGAGGATAGTCGTGGTTTAAAATTAGAAAATTTAACTTCTGATTTTTCTTATACGCTATCAGAGATGCGTTTTGATAATCTAAATATAAAGACATACGAATCTTTTGTTAAAGGGGAGTTGTTTTTTAATTATGATAGAGCCGATTTTAAAGAATTTGAGGATAAGGTTAAAGTCTCAGCCAATTTTACAGAAGGACGTATTCTATTAGATGAACTAAATGTATTTTATAATGAATTTGGTAAAAATCAATATGCTAATTTCTCTACAAAATTATCTGGAACTTTAAATAACCTAACTACTGAAAATTTAAAATTAGACACCAGTAGAAATACTAAAATTTATGGAACATTAAATTTTAAAAATTTATTTAATAGTGAAGCTGATAATTTTGCTATGCATGGTGATTTTGATAATTTATCCTCTAATTATAAAGATTTAAAAGATCTTTTACCTAATGTTTTAGGAGAATCTATCCCGTCAATATTTGGTAAGCTAGGCAATTTTACTGTGATTGGGTCTACAAATTTAACAACTCATAAAATTATAGCAGATTTACAAATAAATACAGCGCTGGGTCTTGTAAACTCTAATTTAGAAATGTCTAATATTGATAATATAGATTATGCCTCCTATAAAGGTAATATTATTTTGGATGAATTTGATTTGGGTAAGATGTTAGACGATCCAAATTTAGGAACAACATCATTTAACGTAGATGTCGATGGGGATGGATTTAAAAAAGAGATTCTTAGTACCCAATTAAAAGGTGATATTTATAATATAAACTATAACAATTATAATTACAAAAACATTGCTGTTAATGGGCAATATAAACAAAGAAAATTTAATGGTAAATTAATTTCTAAGGATAAAAACTTAAAGTTAGAGTTTGATGGTTTAGCAGATTTATCTCAAGATATCAAAACTTTTGATTTTGTTGCACAAGTAGATTATGCCAATTTAAAAGCACTTAATTTTTATAATAGAGATGAGCAGTCCGAATTTATTGGTATTGTCGACATGAAAATGAGTGCTAATACTATTGATGATGCTATAGGGAGTATTAATTTTAAAAATACTGTTTATAAAAATGAAAATGATACCTACACGTTTAAAGATTTTGCAATTAGTTCGCAGTTTGTAGACAACGAAAGATTTATAAGAGTTAATTCGCCAGAAATAGTTGAAGGGCAATTAAAAGGGAATTTTAAATTTAATGATTTGGAATTACTTTTTGAAAACTCAATTAAAAGTATTTATGCCAATTATGTGCCTAATAAAATTGAGGGAAATCAATATATAGATTTTAATTTTAAAATTTATAATAAAATAGTCGAAGTCTTTTTACCTGAAGTAGAAGTAGGGGCTAATACCTTTATAAGAGGAAGAGTGGAGAGTAATGAAAAAGCTTTTAAATTAACGTTTAAATCTCCTAAAATTAAATTATTAGACTACTTTGCAGATTCTATAGAGTTGCAGGTTGATAACAATAACCCATTATTTAACACTTACGTTGAAATTGATAGTGTTTATACGAAGCATTATAATATCTCTAAATTTAATCTAATTAATGTAACGCTTAATGATACCTTGTTCATGCGTTCAGAATTTAAAGGAGGAAAACGCAATGATGATGCATATAATTTAAGTTTTTATCATACTATTAATGAAGATAACTTATCCGTTTTAGGTTTTAAAAAGAGTGATGTTACATTTAAGGGTAATAAATGGTTTGTCAATGATGATAAAAACAAGTTAAATAAAATAATTTTTGATCGTGATTTAAACGATTTTAAGATTGAAGAACTTGTAATGAATCATGAGAATGAAGAAATTAAACTTAAAGGTACAGTCAGAGATTCCACATACAAAGATTTAAAACTAAATTTCAAAGATGTTGATCTAAATAAAATTATTCCCGAAGTTGAAAAACTCTCTTTAGCAGGTAATATTAATGGTGACTTAGATATTTTACAACAAAACGGAAATTACCTACCAAATGCGGCCATTACTATTGACGATTTGGAAGTTAACGAAACTTTTTTAGGCTCTTTTGACGCTAAAATAAAAGGGAATGCAACTTTATCTAGGTATAAAATTGAGGCTAAGATTAAGGATGATGCGACCAATTCGTTTACGGCAATAGGAAATGTTAATGTTGTTAATGAGGATGCTTTTATTGATGTTGATTTAGGGTTTAACCAATTTAGTTTACAATTGCTTAATCCATTTTTAGAAGGCGTATTAAGTAACATTAGAGGTGACGTTTTAGGAAGTGTAAAAGTGGTAGGTAATTTAAATAATCCAGAATTTAACGGACAATTAAATATTGATAATGGGGGATTGGGAGTACCTTATTTGAATGTTGATTATGACTTTCAGGAACAAGCGTCGGTCTCTTTAAAAAATCAAAGTTTTTTCTTTAATAAAATTAACATTACTGATAGTAAAGAAAAGACTAAAGGAGTTTTAGATGGTAGTATTAGTCATACTAATTTTTCTAAATGGAAACTGGACCTAAACCTTGAGACACCTAGACTTTTAGTGCTAGATACAAAGGAAAATGAAGACTCTTTATATTACGGTACTGGATTTATAGGTGGTTCTGCGTCTATTTTTGGTCCAACAGAAGGTTTGAGTATTAATGTCATTGCACAAACAAAAAAAGGAACAGTTTTTAAAATACCTTTAAATGATAATGAGGATTTTGGTGATAATTCCATCATTCATTTTTTAAGTCTAGAAGAGAAGGAAGCTAAACAAAAAGGTATTATTCTTGAAAATCTTGTAGAAGCAGGATTAGATTTAAATTTTGAATTAGACGTTACTGAAGATGCGGAGATTGAAATATTAATGGACAAAGCTAGTGGTAGTACAATTACAGGTCGTGGTGTTGGTGGTTTGTTAATAGAAATTAATACCAATGATAAATTTAATATGTATGGTGATTTTGTTGTTTATGAAGGCGTCTACAACTTTTTATATGGGGGTATCATAGAAAAGAAATTTACGGTAGAGCCCTATGTTAGTAATATACAGTGGAATGGTCCACCGTTGGATGCTATAATAAAAATTAAAGCTAAATATGCTACACGCGCAAATCCATCTCCTTTATTAGATAATCCAATAAGCAGAAGTATTCCTGTAGAATTATTTATTGAGCTATCTGATAAGTTAGAAAGACCTGAAATTGACTATAGTTTTGCTTTTCCAACTACCGAGTCTACTATAAAATCAGAGCTTAATTATAGGTTAGACTCTAAGGAAGAAAAAGAAAGTCAAGCATTATACCTAATTACAACTGGTGCGTTTAGTAGTGGGTTTAATGATCTTAATTTTTCAGGAACATTAACAGAAAGATTAAATGGATTAGTAAATAGTTTATTGTCCAGTGGTGATGGTAAGCTCAATGTAGGCGTTAACTTTGAGGCGGGTTCTAATAATCCTGATTATCAAACAGACAATCGAGTGGGATTAACATTACAGACTAAAATATCTGATCGTGTTTTAATTAATGGTAAAGTTGGTGTTCCAGTAGGAGGGCTAGGAGATTCTGTTATTGCAGGAGATTTACAAATTGACTTTTTATTAAATGAGGAAGGAACACTTACCGCTAAAGTCTTTAATAGAGAGAATAGTATTCGGAATTTTGGAGAAGAAATTGGCTATACACAAGGATTAGGATTATCTTATAGTGTGTCTTTTGATACGTTTGGTGAATTAATACGTAAAATTTTCAGTCCTCAGGAAGAAGAAGAGGAAAATCAAATACAATTAAAAGATAATAAAGCAACCGAACCTAATACAGAAAATACCTCTCCATTGCCTCAGGATAATAGGTTTAAAAAAGAGTAATTCTAAGTGCTTTAATCTTGCTTTTTAATAATTAACCCCCTGTATTTTATTAAGTTATTAACGAAAACGTTATAGTTTTAAGGTTGTCGTTAAATTTTAGTAAAACCAATGTATTATCTAATATTTCTTTATTAGTTTTACTGTAATAAGTAAAAATACATGTCAAAAAATATAAAAAAAATTGCTGTAATGACGTCGGGAGGAGATTCTCCTGGGATGAATGCAGCTATCCGTTCTGTTGCCAGAACTTGTGCCTATTACAATATTGAATGTGCCGGAATTTATCGTGGATATGAAGGCATGATAGAAGGCGATTTTAAAGAGCTAACAGCGCGTAACGTTAAAGGTATTATAAATAAAGGTGGAACAATCCTAAAATCTGCTAGATCTAAAGAGTTTCGTACTAAGGAAGGGCGTCAAAAAGCGTATGATTCTTTGAGGGAAGCAAACATAGACGGATTAGTGGTTGTTGGAGGAGATGGTACATTTACTGGAGCTTTGATTTTTAATCAAGAATTTGATTTCCCAGTAATGGGTATTCCAGGAACTATTGATAACGATATTTTCGGAACGTCTCATACTTTAGGATACGATACTGCTTTAAATACAGTGGTTGAAGTTATAGATAAGATTAGAGATACAGCTAGTTCGCATAACCGTTTATTCTTTGTAGAGGTTATGGGGCGTGATGCTGGCCATATTGCATTAAATGTGGGTGTTGGAGCAGGAGCTGAAGAGATTTTAATTCCTGAAGAGGATCTAGGATTAGAGCGTTTGTTAGAATCTTTAAGACGTAGTAAGCTATCTGGAAAATCATCAAGTATTGTGGTAGTCGCTGAAGGTGATAAAATAGGTAAAAATGTTTTTGAGCTTAAGGATTACGTAGAAGAAAACATGACCGAATATGAAGTGCGCGTCTCTGTATTAGGGCATATGCAACGTGGAGGATCTCCGTCTTGTTTTGATCGTGTACTAGCGTCTAGAATGGGCGTGAAAGCAGTAGAAAGTTTATTGGAGGGTAAATCTAACTATATGGTTGGATTGTTAAGCGACTCTATACAATTAACACCATTGGAACAAGCAGTAAAAGGAAAGTCAAAAATTAACGAAGAATTAATTCGTGTGTCAGATATCATGACCACATAATATAAATTGAATAAACTAAAACAATAATATGTCAACATTAAAATTAGGAATAAACGGATTTGGTAGAATTGGTCGTATCGTATTTAGAGCGACTGTAAAACGTAACGATGTAGAAGTTGTTGCGATTAATGATTTGTTAGATGTAGACCATTTAGCATATTTATTAAAATACGATTCCGTACACGGAAGATTTGATGGTACTATTGAGGTTAAGGATGGGAATCTAGTGGTGGATGGAAAAACAATCCGTATCACTGCCGAAAAAGATCCTAAAAATTTAAAATGGAATGAAGCAGGAGCAACAGTTGTTGCAGAATGTACAGGTATTTTTACAACTTTAGAAACAGCAAACTATCATATTGAAGGTGGGGCCAAAAAAGTAGTGATTTCTGCACCAAGTAAAGATGCACCAATGTTTGTAATGGGTGTAAATGATGATACATTAACTGCTGAAAACACTATCGTGTCAAATGCATCATGTACAACAAATTGTTTAGCACCTTTAGCTAAAGTAATTGAAGATAATTTTGGTATTGAAGAAGCTTTAATGACAACTATTCATGCTGCAACTTCAACACAATTTACTGTGGATGCACCATCACGTAAAAACTACCGTTTAGGTCGTAGTGCTTTAAATAATATCATTCCAACATCTACAGGAGCTGCAAAAGCAGTAGGTAAAGTAATCCCTGAATTAGATGGTAAAATTACTGGTATGGCTTTTAGAGTACCAACAGTAGATGTTTCTGTAGTTGATTTAACAGTTAAAACTAAAAAAGAAACGTCTTTAGCAGAAATTAAAGCAGCTATGAAAAAAGCATCTGAAGGTGCTATGAAAGGTGTTTTAGGTTATACTGAAGATGCTGTGGTCTCTCAAGATTTTGTTAGCGAAGTACAAACAAGTGTGTTTGATGCAGATTCGGCTATCGAATTAAATTCAACATTCTTTAAATTAGTTTCTTGGTATGATAATGAATTTGGATACTCAAATAAATTAGTAGATTTAGCGCAAAAAATTAACGCGCTATAATTTATACATTACTTATATAATTAGCACAGTAAAATGTAATTTTAAATACATTTTACTGTGCTTTTTTTTATCTTACAATAAATTTTTGAATTATGATTTTAGTTGTTGATAGTGGTTCTACAAAATGCGATTGGATAGCAGTAGACAAAAATGGAAACCAATTACTTGAAAAAATACGCACTAAAGGCTTAAATCCTGCTATACTTTCTGAGAAAAAAATTAAAAAAATATTAAAAAAGAGTACGACTTTAAAGGATAATAGAGATAAGGTAACACATGTCTTTTTTTACGGTGCAGGGTGTGGAACAGAAAACCCACGTTTAATGCTTAAGGTCATTCTACAAGAGTTTTTTCCAAAGGCAGATATTTTAGTAGATGAAGATACTATGGCAGCTGTATATGCAACCATTAGTGCACCAACAGAAGCTGCTGTAGTTTGTATTTTAGGGACAGGTTCTAACTGCAGTTATTATGATGGAACAAAGCTACATCAACGTGTAAAATCTCTAGGGTATACCATAATGGATGATGCGTCAGGTAATTATTACGGAAAAGAGCTTCTTAGAGATTACTATTTTAATCACATGCCAGAAGATATTAGGATTGCTTTTGCTCATAAACATAATTTAGAAGCTGATTATATAAAATATAATCTTTATAAACAACCTAATCCTAATGCTTATTTAGCTCATTTTGCCGAGTTTATGATATTAAATAAAGATTCTAAATATATATTAGAATTAATTAAATCAGGAATTAGACGTTTTGCAAAAAACATGATATTGCAATATGAAGAAGAAATTAAAACAGTGCCAGTACATTTTGCTGGTTCAATCGCGTTTTTCTGTCAAGATGAAATAAAAGCTGTTGCTGAGGAATTAGGGTTTAAAGTTGGTAATTTTGAAAGGCGTCCAATTGAAGGATTAGTTTCTTTTCATACAAAAACGATAGTCTAAATGGAGATAGCAATAATTGCGCATGATGGTAAAAAAGCGGAAATGGTACAGTTTCTTAATCAACACCAAGCCATTCTTCATCAAAAAGAAATCACATTAGTATCTACGGGTACAACAGGGAAAAAAGTTAAAAAAGCTGGTTTTGAAGTATT
This portion of the Olleya sp. Bg11-27 genome encodes:
- a CDS encoding AI-2E family transporter gives rise to the protein MTSKTISNGILRAVATIVGIIVLIWFTYKIQSVLVYLVIAGIIALLGRPLVVFLKNKLKFSDTLAVVTSMLIFLGLLFGVISMFIPLIIEQGQNLALLDIDLLQTNIENLYTEVISHFGLNSSEVEASIKDSKFMSSINFGVIPEFLNYIISGFGSFSIGLFSVLFISFFFLKDSKLMSTGLVTVLPKKHEKRLRKSFVTIRDLLTRYFGGLLLQLSILFIIYSIVLLIFNIQNAVIIATLCALLNIIPYIGPIISAFLLILLSMSSNLGENFSDVILPKTIYVMIGFVVAQLVDNFFSQPFIFSKSVKSHPLEIFLVIIIAGLLFGIIGMIVAIPTYTAIKVVSKEFLSEYRVVNKLTKGLDD
- a CDS encoding TrmH family RNA methyltransferase gives rise to the protein MQHTHYTTNFKQHQFPITVVCENVTNAPNIGSLFRACDAFGIETLIFCGSDIPLGRKMTKTSRATEKVVNYQVVDSALEVVNQLKKENYAIIALEITTNSLPLNQCIFNTNQPIALVIGDENFGISEAILKLSDTIAHIDMFGQNSSMNVVQATSIALYEITKQLLIK
- a CDS encoding DUF4159 domain-containing protein, with translation MKLNFFILLSFFSLFSFGQDLAILKYKGGGDWYSNPTALTNLIKFCNENIETQLTEKPETVEAGSVDIFRFPLLHMTGHGNVFFEADDVTNLRRYLESGGFLHIDDNYGMQPYIIRELKKIFPNQELEELPSTHPIFTAAFEFKDGLPKIHEHDGKRPQAFGLYNKERLVVLFTFESDLGDGWEDQEVHNDSEEVRLKALQMGANIIKYAFEN
- a CDS encoding 16S rRNA (uracil(1498)-N(3))-methyltransferase — encoded protein: MQLFYNPDIDDNTDQFIFPKDESRHIVKVLRKQTGDLLYITNGKGYLFKAELVIADQKKCIVTILDTTLQEPLNYKLHLAVAPTKMNDRYEWFLEKATEIGITSITPIICDHSERKVVKLERFEKIIQSAMKQSLNCYYPIINQPISFKEYCNHEFLGDIYIAHCEETDKKTLKSQISSTNEITILIGPEGDFSVKEIEMAIKNKFIPVTLGNTRLRTETAAIVACHSVAFVNE
- a CDS encoding peptidylprolyl isomerase, translated to MKNLLALAICLFTISTFAQKSLEKELDTITTVAQAEKFLETKKSRKNKMLIFNEEKHKTKLATKLLNNSVGSTEVVKSEFNVTHYKVIDKTQERHYRISYIYFDGNQLEASKIVEYKNEILKSYEDGIRFDDLAKRYSMDRNANRGGDSGWLKEGSMPAEVEAQAFNLDNKLGTLYTVRIPEPNGFYVILKTERIRKIKEIKVLKVIAKD
- the tsaD gene encoding tRNA (adenosine(37)-N6)-threonylcarbamoyltransferase complex transferase subunit TsaD, coding for MASQNIYILGIESSCDDTAASVIHNGKILSNIVASQKIHEQYGGVVPELASRAHQQNIVPVVDQALKIAGITKAELSAIAFTKGPGLMGSLLVGTSFAKSLAFGLKIPLIDVNHMQAHILAHFIDEEGFKTPPFPFLAMTISGGHTQIVKVENHFDMEVIGQTIDDAVGEAFDKSGKTLGLGYPAGPKIDKLAKLGNPKAYQFTKPRVDGLNFSFSGFKTAVLYFIQKQVKLNPQFIEENLNDICASIQYTIIGILTDKLKLAVKQTGITHIAIGGGVSANTGIRQALKEAEVKHGWTTYVPKFEFTTDNAAMIAIVGYLKFLKGDFATQNVMANSRLKL